The Apodemus sylvaticus chromosome 5, mApoSyl1.1, whole genome shotgun sequence genome has a segment encoding these proteins:
- the Ccndbp1 gene encoding cyclin-D1-binding protein 1 yields MASSTAAVPFLAPPLEQLRHLAEELRSLLPRVRVGEAQETAEEFNRETFWRRLNEAAVKVSGEATVLTTLFSKLPLPSPQETQRICEQVHIAIEEIIAVYYSLPKDQGITLRKLVRNATLDIVDSMTQLLEVLRAAPAQSTENGDLISCNSVSVACQQVLEIPKDNKAAALWTLTKNVDFVKDAHEEMEQAVGDCDPYSGLLDDSEDNSDSHSGEDDALGLPSNRDSYWSEEDQELIAPCLALVRASRASLKKIRILVAENGKKDQVAQLDDIVDVSDEISPCVDELVLSIYPPVCHLTVRICSAKLVSVLIKALEITKASHVSPQPGDSWVPLLMSAVDHCMDRIKELTQRAAEL; encoded by the exons ATGGCGAGCTCCACAGCCGCGGTCCCCTTCCTTGCTCCGCCTCTGGAGCAGCTCAGGCACTTAGCAGAGGAGCTACGGTCACTCCTGCCTCGAGTACGGG TCGGCGAAGCCCAGGAGACAGCCGAGGAATTTAACCGAGAGACGTTTTGGAGAAGACTCA ATGAGGCAGCAGTGAAAGTGTCCGGGGAAGCCACTGTTCTGACCACGCTCTTCTCCAAACTTCCGTTGCCATCTCCACAG GAAACCCAGAGAATCTGTGAGCAAGTCCATATTGCCATTGAGGAAATAATTGCAGTGTATTATTCACTTCCTAAGGATCAGG GAATCACCCTGAGAAAGCTGGTACGGAATGCGACCCTGGACATTGTGGACAGCATGACTCAGCTCCTGGAAGTGCTTCGTGCTGCTCCGGCTCAGAG CACTGAGAATGGTGACCTGATTTCCTGCAATAGTGTCTCAGTCGCATGCCAACAGGTGCTTGAGATCCCAAAAG ataacaaagcTGCGGCCCTTTGGACACTCACCAAGAATGTGGATTTTGTGAAAGATGCACATGAGGAAATGGAGCAG GCTGTAGGAGACTGTGACCCTTATAGTGGCCTCTTGGATGACTCTGAAGACAACTCCGACAGCCACAGTGGTGAGGATGATGCATTAGGGCTTCCTAGCAATCGGGACTCATACTGGTCAGAGGAAGATCAAGAGCTCATAGCGCCGTGCCTTGCACTGGTGAGAGCATCCCGAGCTTCCCTCAAGAAAATCCGGATCTTGGTGGCTGAGAATGGGAAGAAGGATCAGGTCGCCCAGCTGGATGACATCGTGGATGTTTCTGACGAGATCAGCCCCTG TGTGGATGAATTGGTTCTGAGCATATATCCACCTGTGTGTCACCTCACTGTGCGGATCTGT tCTGCGAAATTGGTGTCTGTTTTAATAAAGGCTCTCGAAATTACAAA AGCAAGTCACGTGAGCCCCCAGCCAGGGGATAGCTGGGTCCCTTTGCTCATGAGCGCCGTGGACCATTGCATGGACAGGATCAAGGAGCTCACTCAGCGTGCAGCTGAGCTGTGA